From a single Metopolophium dirhodum isolate CAU chromosome 6, ASM1992520v1, whole genome shotgun sequence genomic region:
- the LOC132947824 gene encoding zinc finger CCHC domain-containing protein 7-like produces the protein MDLDLFDEHSDCSSELSETRSELEARIYGIIHHNDFSGTSESPFIDPKYGVEFNTNGEIVVFLKDPADIVIDSTVNLSEVCKNSVIPTLVLDDDDIETSQGITSLINDTEFIETSLKKKKKKKKKKKNVNDESIEEYINIIKNTDALKEYKEKSGLNKMNTKTSSAHKVSLNVSLNNERATPMTASEILKQYRIGKPTECSLWYRCPKTWTPDMVKFYTKIQKSKRNYDCKEELNKIKEKYGSNPVDWSLDPMDVNKYNSNTPRMRCNICRQFGHTGYNCKDQYKPPICIMCGVEGHHFHSCNKKICLSCGTWQKNFTNNCSICLSMIRVKCNICNDVGHESSNCTETWRQFHSTISTAPEPESNEFAQSTSRSNTESRKSTTRKSESSSTLTPYVKEKSKNSPKSVDSGKTKKAKRLQAKAKHSKNKNKSNLTISDNESINIDVNIQDVTLQRTLTKRNFFKKKKLSVNI, from the exons ATGGACTTGGATTTATTTGATGAACACAGTGATTGCTCTAGTGAACTTTCAGAAACGCGATCAGAACTCGAAGCTCGAATCTATGGCATTATCCACCATAACGATTTTTCAGGGACATCGGAGTCACCATTTATTGATCCAAAGTATGGTGTAGAATTCAATACCAATGGTGAAATTGTTGTGTTTCTCAAAGATCCAGCCGATATAGTTATCGACTCCACCGTTAATCTATCCGAGGTGTGTaaaaatagtgttataccaaCACTTGTTTTAGATGATGACGACATTGAAACTTCTCAAGGTATCACTAGTTTAATTAATGATACTGAATTTATTgaaacaagtttaaaaaaaaaaaagaagaaaaaaaagaaaaagaaaaatgtaaatgatGAAAGTATTGaggagtatattaatattattaaaaatactgatgCGTTGAAAGAATATAAAGAGAAAAGTGggttaaataaaatgaatactaaAACTAGTAGTGCTCATAAAGTTTCTTTAAACGTCTCTTTGAATAATGAACGAGCAACGCCAATGACCGCTAGTgaaattttgaaacaatatcgTATTGGAAAACCAACTGAATGTAGTTTGTGGTATAGATGCCCAAAGACATGGACTCCAGATATGgttaaattttatactaaaattcaAAAGTCAAAACGAAATTATGACTGTAAAGAAGAACTTAACAAAATTAAAG aaaaatatggcTCGAATCCAGTTGATTGGTCTTTGGATCCCATggatgtaaataaatataattcaaatacacCTAGAATGAGATGTAATATTTGTAGACAATTCGGTCATACTGGGTATAATTGCAAGGATCAATATAAACCTCCAATTTGTATTATGTGTGGAGTGGAAGGACATCATTTTCATagctgtaataaaaaaatatgtctatcg TGTGGAACTTggcaaaaaaattttacaaataattgtagTATCTGTTTATCAATGATCAGAGtcaaatgtaatatatgtaatGATGTCGGTCATGAATCAAGTAATTGCACAGAAACCTGGCGTCAATTTCATAGTACT ATTTCTACTGCACCAGAACCTGAAAGTAACGAATTTGCTCAATCTACTTCTAGATCAAATACTGAGTCAAGGAAATCTACTACAAGAAAGTCTGAATCTTCATCGACATTAACTCCCTATGTCAAAGAGAAAAGTAAAAATAGTCCAAAATCTGTTGATTctggtaaaactaaaaaagcAAAACGATTGCAAGCCAAGGCaaaacattcaaaaaataaaaataaaagtaatctCACAATTTCTGATAACGAATCcataaatattgatgttaatATACAAGATGTTACATTGCAACGTACTCTtacaaaaagaaattttttcaagaaaaaaaaattaagtgtcaACATTTGA
- the LOC132947829 gene encoding bolA-like protein 1, which translates to MMSTASKCVENCIRTKLQNRFNPKVLQLINESHMHNVPKDSETHFKVVIVSDEFEGMPLIKRHRLVNAILTDELKSGVHALSIVAKAPAQWKDEPIESSPNCRGGFGK; encoded by the exons ATGATGTCGACGGCATCCAAGTGCGTTGAAAATTGTATCCGAACGAAATTGCAAAACCGATTCAACCCAAAAGTGTTGCAACTCATCAACGAGTCACACATGCACAATGTACCAAAAGACTCGGAAACGCATTTCAAAGTCGTTATTGTATCCGATGAATTCGAAGGCATGCCCTTGATTAAG AGACACCGTTTGGTAAACGCGATACTGACGGATGAGCTCAAGTCCGGCGTACACGCTTTGTCTATAGTGGCCAAAGCTCCGGCTCAGTGGAAAGACGAACCGATCGAAAGTAGTCCCAATTGCCGAGGTGGTTTTGGAAAGTGA
- the LOC132947825 gene encoding alcohol dehydrogenase class-3 has product MADTVGKVIKCKAAVAWEAKKPLTLEEVEVAPPKKNEVRVKILATAICHTDAYTMDGHDPEGNFPCILGHEGAGIVESVGPNVVEFQPGDHVIPLYIPQCGDCKFCLSPKTNVCSKIRVTQGQGKMPDNTSRFTCKGQSLYHFMGCSTFSEYTVVADISLCKVDSTASFDKICLLGCGVSTGFGAALNTAKVEPDSTCAIFGLGAVGLAVIMGCKAAGAKKIIGVDLNESKFELAKLFGATDFVNPLKYEKPIQDVLIEMTDGGLDYTFECIGNVKTMATALEACHKGWGVSVIIGVAAAGQEISTRPFQLVTGRTWKGTAFGGWKSKESIPELVLKYLDKNLMLDEFVSHKLPFESINEGFELLHSGKSIRTVLEF; this is encoded by the exons ATGGCAGATACCGTTGGAAAG GTTATTAAATGTAAGGCGGCTGTTGCTTGGGAGGCAAAGAAACCATTAACTCTTGAAGAAGTTGAAGTAGCGCCACCAAAGAAAAATGAGGTTAGAGTAAAAATTCTTGCCACAGCTATATGTCATACCGACGCATATACCATGGATGGTCATGATCCAGAAGGAAACTTCCCATGTATTTTGGGTCACGAAGGAGCAGGAATTGTTGAAAGTGTTGGTCCAAATGTCGTAGAATTCCAACCag ggGATCATGTCATTCCTTTATACATTCCACAGTGCGGAGATTGTAAATTTTGTTTATCTCCAAAAACTAATGTATGTAGTAAAATTAGAGTTACTCAAGGTCAAGGTAAAATGCCCGACAATACTTCTCGTTTTACTTGCAAAGGACAATCTCTGTACCATTTCATGGGATGCTCAACTTTTAGCGAATACACAGTGGTAGCTGATATTTCATTATGCaag gtaGATTCCACTGCAtcttttgacaaaatttgtctTTTGGGATGTGGTGTTTCAACTGGATTTGGAGCAGCTCTAAACACCGCAAAAGTCGAACCAGATTCAACATGTGCTATTTTTGGCTTAGGGGCTGTAGGGTTGGCAGTGATAATGGGTTGTAAAGCTGCCGGTGCAAAGAAAATCATTGGTGTGGATTTAAATGAAAGCAAATTTGAATTAG CTAAATTATTTGGTGCTACTGATTTTGTAAATCCGTTGAAGTATGAAAAACCTATACAAGATGTTCTTATTGAGATGACTGATGGTGGACTTGACTATACATTTGAATGTATCGGAAATGTTAAAACAATGGCAA CTGCATTAGAAGCTTGTCATAAAGGTTGGGGTGTATCTGTAATTATTGGAGTGGCTGCTGCTGGTCAAGAAATTTCTACAAGACCTTTTCAGCTTGTCACTGGACGTACATGGAAAGGAACTGCATTTGGAG gaTGGAAAAGTAAAGAGAGCATTCctgaattagttttaaaatacttgGATAAAAATCTAATGTTAGACGAGTTTGTAAGCCATAAACTCCCATTTGAATCTATCAATGAAGGATTTGAATTACTGCACTCAGGAAAAAG tattcgTACAGTTCTTGAGTTTTAG
- the LOC132947827 gene encoding phosphatidylinositol-glycan biosynthesis class F protein, giving the protein MAKKNVRNVIKKLESSSVLINPSNPTDYKAPSAFIQTEANKDPELIPHCFSSFCYLGLFVWLLLDRNYNLLIDRNSMIIIVTCYTIEFAKFACHSYLVSRITNQIKPKANPIFWALQFIVSTVLAVGVSYLFSILFGAPLTTKQEQTFVFSVLATALIITPTAIQLGSNILPLLLTDCFETEFDSTVEVFEKNNFRATILGGFIGAAVIPFDWETEWQRWPIPCSVGLIAGHLLANVYEIICWQFKTLKKYSVKKNKF; this is encoded by the coding sequence ATGGCAAAGAAAAACGTTAGAaacgttattaaaaaattggaaTCGTCCAGTGTGTTGATCAATCCATCGAATCCAACCGACTACAAAGCGCCAAGTGCTTTCATTCAAACAGAAGCGAACAAGGATCCAGAACTCATACCGCACTGTTTCAGCTCATTTTGCTATTTGGGCCTGTTCGTGTGGCTCTTGTTGGATAGaaactacaatttattaatcGATCGCAACTCAATGATCATTATTGTTACATGTTACACAATTGAATTCGCTAAATTTGCCTGCCATTCTTATCTAGTCAGTAGAATAACAAATCAAATCAAGCCAAAAGCCAATCCTATATTCTGGGCACTTCAATTTATAGTTTCCACTGTGCTAGCAGTGGgtgtatcatatttattttcaattctcTTTGGCGCACCATTGACTACTAAACAAGAACAAACTTTTGTATTTTCTGTACTCGCAACAGCACTTATAATTACACCCACTGCCATTCAATTAGGATCAAATATATTGCCATTACTATTAACTGATTGTTTTGAAACAGAATTCGATAGCACTGTTGAAGTATTTGAAAAGAACAATTTTCGAGCAACAATTTTAGGAGGGTTCATTGGTGCAGCAGTAATACCATTCGATTGGGAAACTGAATGGCAACGATGGCCAATTCCATGTTCAGTTGGATTAATAGCTGGACATTTATTAGCTAATGTTTACGAAATAATATGCTGGCAgtttaaaacattgaaaaaatattctgttaaaaaaaataaattttga